A DNA window from Romeriopsis navalis LEGE 11480 contains the following coding sequences:
- a CDS encoding Uma2 family endonuclease, which translates to MTAQIRPTTAKPAVLQIDYPDSDGQPMADNTRQFAWIVKLKEGLESLFQADPQVFVAGDLLWYPVEGDNRTRRAPDAMVVFGRPKGDRGSYRQWEEDNIAPQVVFEILSPGNTLSEMALKLEFYGRYGVEEYYLYDPDRNDLTGWLRDEGGLAVIETMVDWVSPRLGIRFDLSGAELEVIRPDGECFKSYVELVNERDAAAQERDAAVAERDRLAAKLRELGIDPEQLG; encoded by the coding sequence ACTGCACAGATTCGGCCCACGACTGCAAAACCAGCTGTACTGCAAATTGATTACCCGGATAGCGACGGACAACCGATGGCGGACAATACGCGGCAATTTGCTTGGATTGTGAAGCTGAAAGAGGGGTTGGAGAGTTTGTTTCAGGCTGACCCACAGGTGTTTGTGGCCGGGGATTTGCTGTGGTATCCCGTTGAGGGTGACAATCGTACCCGCCGTGCGCCCGATGCGATGGTGGTGTTTGGCCGCCCTAAAGGCGATCGCGGTTCTTATAGGCAATGGGAAGAGGATAATATTGCTCCCCAGGTGGTATTTGAGATTTTGTCGCCGGGGAATACGCTGTCTGAGATGGCGCTGAAGCTGGAGTTTTATGGGCGGTATGGGGTTGAGGAATATTATTTGTATGATCCCGATCGGAATGATTTGACGGGCTGGCTGCGAGATGAAGGTGGCTTAGCAGTGATTGAGACAATGGTGGATTGGGTGAGTCCGCGTTTGGGGATTCGGTTTGATTTGAGTGGGGCGGAGTTGGAAGTGATTCGACCGGATGGCGAATGTTTTAAATCTTACGTTGAGTTGGTGAATGAGCGTGATGCGGCTGCCCAAGAGCGTGATGCGGCGGTTGCGGAGCGTGATCGGCTGGCGGCGAAGTTGAGAGAATTAGGGATTGACCCAGAGCAGTTGGGCTAA